In Carassius carassius chromosome 2, fCarCar2.1, whole genome shotgun sequence, the DNA window tgacctgatggtgaatacattttttgggtgaactgttcctttaatgcatttatgaagataacattttttattttaaagtttcagttttaaaataacatttttagataCTCTTTGCTGACTTCACtgacatttaatgtttaatactCAATCATTCATCAGAATTTAGATATAAATAGTTTTTGAGGCATTTCTTCTGCTGATGAACAAATATAATTCGAAAGCACAAAATGCACATTATATTTTGTAAGAAAGTTACATGGTAGAGCAAACAGTTTTTTCACAGTTTTCAGCTGAGAGAGCTTTGATCAAACATCATCTTCGTCTGATTCTTGTTTTGTCCACATGGTGGGCACATGGTTTTGTCCACATGGTGGCACTTCTGCATTATAAGTAAAATATTAGATGCACAGGCATCAAGCACTGGGGTGAAAGAGAAAAGCTCAAGCAAAATTAGAGCAGGGACAGAGACAACGTGTCGtgagtttgcatgtgtgtgttcttACCAGCTGGCTCTCACAGCTTCAATATCACTGATTAAATTCTGTGCAAGGCATATTCCAAATAtctggaaaaagagagagaggcatGAAGTAGAAGCAGAAGATGCAGTCAGCCAATGCAGATGAAGGCATTGGTTCTCACCTGCAGCAGAGCGATGCCGATGAAGATCCCAGCCACTACTGTCAGGTTGTCCTGTAGCCATTTCTCAAACTGCGGCACACAGCCTTTGACATGAATGTATGTCTTCTGCTCTGCGTCCTAATGATGAACACATGGGATCAGGATCAATAATTTGTCCTCTTTTTACACATGCATAGTGTTAGTCTAAAATTTGAACACACCTACATTTATTTCTCATATCATCTTACAGACCTTCTATCTAAAGGATTATGCTTATGTattgtttatacacacacacacacacacacacatgtatatatatatatatatatatatatatttatataaatggagtacattttaaaattaaatacttCATTTCACACTTAATTCATTGTTActagccatttctttgtaattagttgtgaaatttctaagtgaaaactgtttctataaaaaaaaaggctgtgtataatgaaaatattgtattctttttttttttttttttttttaaattttgaattaagatttagaatataaatattatacattttgtaaattggACCTGACAATGAAGAAAAACACATTGACAATACTGTTTATAAAGCATCTCAGGATGAAGTGTCTCTATGTAATGCCAATAGTCCcgtttgtttgatttcattataattttgaaaacagcaaataatagaaaatattaataataatgactatACAATGAGAATAAATGAGTGCTCTCTCACAAACGTATTCTACGATCCTgtcaagtctctctctctctcaacctcttaattctgtgcgcgctcaactcttgacacacgctcgctcaacttacaacagcgttacaagtgtgcaacaaaatcaaccaatcggaaaattaaaggtcaattgtgattggctgttggtctccaatcaaatcgctagtagaaccaaagcccgTCTGGttcgtgtacgttttgatcatttcatttcctatttagaattcaataacgaattaaaaaaaaaaaatctcaaagctCTTTACAGAATATACTTTGAATATACAGAATCTTAGAATATACacttcatgaaaaataaaagctcCAGAAGGACgaacattaaatgcataaaccagtgtgaataaactatatcttaaaacaaatttggaggtaggttgaaaaagccagattgggaagttttaaaaagttgtacagcttgaagtgtgaagtttattcttgtacacagatatggcatattcatggcagtacacatgaaattcatgtatatatttgtcacttaaactactgtaaacagaaatcctgtcgccccctctagtggacattaagtgttaCGGCCTTCATTGCTCGGGTAACAAAAGTCACTAAGATTATTTGGGAAGTTAAGTctgaccagttatacagcaacgcgagtcagacgagtctgaagatctgagctgaatttggtgaaacattaaagttctagtctgtgtcaattactcttataataaataataataataatgtttaaatatatgttggctttctcaagcccaacaaagaatactaagaagagaaacattattcaatttagtatgtaataaaactaatattactaatttatttcataaatttaactgtattaattttcacaattatttattaatgtcacacacacatacctagtgccttttgacttaaaagacgaaagtaataaatgttacagacatattatcatggaactgttcagtctattattgattttgatttccacttcactgttatccaaggagacagaactatttgcactgtatttacagtgggacaatattcatacaatactataacctagaaataatttaaaggggtcaattgcaagtcgcagcagcacaaattatgtgcccagctacatttgtttcaaatattattctaattaacagtgagttggtttcagacattacagtgcttcactcgcactgactcttattctgctgaaagaatgaaaagaccgagctgaaggcggagcgattcgaccaatcagatgaaagcgtTTGTCAAACTAAAcggaaaaacaaataaactagCCATTTTTTCATTTCTCGTTATTGAACTCTAATTAGGAAATGATagggctttggttctactagcgatttgattggagaccaacagccaatcacaattgacctttaattttccgattggttgattttgttgcacacttgtaacgctgttgtaagttgagcgagcgtgtgtcaagagttgagcgcgcacagaattaagaggttgagagagagagagagacttgacAGGATCGTAGAATAcgtttgtgagagagcacctgagtaaactgcgtgagaggggttattactgcacgttaatatggataatagcaaacaagcaaatacatttattgagcacggaatcttttttctttgctcaagcgaattttttttttgcgattgttaatttccgttcaaaatataatgtaatgtgcttgcaaaatatagttctctgtgctcaaaacttaCAATTACTTGTTCAGGATTgaggcacaaaaataacgccataggTAAACACTGCCTTCATTTTGCATCAAATTGATGGAGGGAGTGTGAAAAGTCACAATACTGTGAGCAAGACTCACCGATTTTGCCCGAACATCATATCCACACTGAGTGTTGATAACATCTTCCTGCAAAACAGTCAACGTCACTGATGTTTAATTAATTGAAGACAATGGTAACATTTCAACTTAAAGGAAGTGTGCTGACCGTCAGAAGAATTCAGTGTGGGTGGAGTGAAGAGATAAGGACTGGAAATAGCAAACTCTGAGGGAGTTAGTTGGTCATTTTTCATAAGTCTTCCTCCTTACAAACTAATAACAGCATGTGCCTGTCATAGGTTGAATCTTCATTAGTGATCAAccgatatagattttttttttattaccgatACGATAccaattatttgcatgtttatgtgccCGATAACCGATATGTACCTGCAGCTGTTGTTATAGTCGTCTCGTCTCCCCTCAGATGCGCTGCAATGGCGATCCTGCATGCTATTCTCAAAAGATGACAGCTTTTATCTGTGAATCCGATATTACAAAACCGATATCCGATTATggtaaaatgcttaaaatatcGAGGGAAATATTGGTAAATCGATATATCAGTCAATCTCTAATTTTCATGACTTATAAATAGTCAGTCAGTTCTGAAAATCTGGTTGCTCTTTTCATTCGTCCAGTGgttttaatacatttcatttgAACATTCCAGATTTATAAACTCTTTATTTACTCCTTTAAGTATTTGAACAGTTATAAACTTAAATAACTCTTTATTTAGTTCTGCTTTTCTAATTCTAACTTAGTGAATGAAAGCGTGACATTACTGTCAGCATTTTCCCTCGAAGTGAAATGATGAGTCGCTGCATTCACAGAAGAGCTCATAAGCAAATCATTTAATGTCTATGGTGTTTATTTGTTATGAGTTAATAGCTCATAATAGGCTATCATTTCTTTCCTCATTGCTGTAGATGTTGTGCTTCCAGTGCTTGTTTATTGTctgtgaaatgttatttttactcTGTTCACGTAGACCAAATCCTGTTTAATAGTTCCCTTTTGTTGCACTCTTTGTCATTGATTGTTTGCACTTTCCCCTCTCGTGCTTTTAGTCTCTCTTAAATCATGAAGCATGACAAATCATGGCATACAAAttgtgtttagaaaaaaaaaaggattattagTGGAGCAAGATGATGAGTACTGTATCTGTGTGGCAACATTTTCAAACAAAGTCTCAGTTGCGTCACATCACATTCGTTGCTTTCAGCTAAAATACTCTGGAGTCCTcgatccataatattgctttctccagtgagaaAGTCACCTCTTCTGAATAAGGAGGgtaatatgcacagatcaagcaccgtttacaagcaaaaaacagTCCAAACCAGTTCTAAACACCGGTCTACAAATTAAAACATTGTGAAGGGAAAAACTAATTTGAAACAATTTTAACTTTGAAccgttgcttctggccaaaatatgagtacataatccataataatgcttccgtcagtgaaaaagtccatctcatGTTGTCCTCTCACTTCAAAGTCTACCCACAAACTTGTTTAccactgtgcatatttctctactgattcagacgagacaacTTTTTCATTGGAAACAGCATTAAAAACAAGGGTTTGAAGGTAAACACATCTTAAAGGTGGATCGGTTtcttggagtggtgtggattactgtgatgtttgtatcagctgtttggacactcattttgatggcacccattcactgcagagcatccattggtgagctgGTGATACAATGGTACATTTTTCTCCAAATataatgaagaaataaactaaTCCCCATCTCGGAtatcctgagggtgagtacatttttttgcAAATGCAGACACATAGTTTCTACACACTTCCAGTCCGTTGCCATACAAATTCATCTCTTACCGCTGGGTCTTTGGTGCAACAGGAGAAGGGCACGCCACATTTTTCTCGGCTGGGGTTGCTGTCCGTGCAGTTGAAGTAAACGTTGAGGTTCCAGTCATCTGCTCCAAACGCCCCACAGCATTCCCActgcaaaaacacaaatattgtgCATGCAATTACATTTCTTGAGTTTTGGAATGCACTTTCATCATAAAATTGAGATAGGATTCCAATAATTTGGATTATTGGACACATCTCCTAAAGCAAGTACGGAGAAAGCATTGAATGCATTAGACTGTATCGGTTTAATATTTATCAACGTCACAGATGTGGCATAAATAACATGACAGCATCTGCCTAATTCTGATCAAATTAAATCTGTCCTGAGGAAAGGCATCTGCTAGAAAGAGATCTGCAGTAGTGAGCATAATGCTTGAAATACGCACAGTAAAGCTGCAGTTGCAGTGCAGTGTTGAACTTTAGTAGGGTTTTGCACAGGAAACAATGTCTTCTGTGTGCAAAGTGCAAACTTCTACTCATATCATTAACAGGAAACTAAGAGTTTCCAGAATCCTTATTTGCTGTCTATTAATAGTTTGTAAAGTTATACTTACAAACTTAGTTAAACTTGACTTGAGGTATAAGGTGGATTAAGGGATCTCAAATATGattatgcagaataaggcattattatgtgctttataacagctaatatgctagtcatatgcatgctaataagcaactagtaaaTAGTGAGGATTGTTCATTAAAATGAGTGTTAGTGTTAATGAGTGTTAACAACATTTTAATTGGTTAATTTATATTGATTAGAAATATAGAATATGATGAATAAAAAATGccagaaaaatgaataaaatatttttaaaaattagaaTTGATTTCTATGTTTGAATCCTAATGCAAGTGACTGACATCATATCTTTTTCCATAAGAAATTcttttgaatattaaaaaaattatatgtgaaACAAACCACAAGAATATTGACTAAAATCACGGGCAATGATATGTTTGCACTTTGAACCTTGCAACATTCAAAtccaaaacatttcaaatgtaaatattaaagtttttttttattatacgttATTAAAAGGCATGCCAAATCTATGGTAACTGACATTACTTAACATTATATTTTCTGCCGTAGTTATGATAAATAATTATAGGTACTTCGCAACACTGTAGAAGCTCTCACAGAAATTAATTGAAACTTGGGGTAAAATGccatcaaaattaattaaattcaatataTGAGGACAAAAACTGCCCAGTGTGAGttcttgttttttatatttacaacCTATGAAAATTTAAAGCAATATCACACATTAAATTGTTAATATTAAGTGAGTTTAGTATTAGTATTgacaatattgtctgtttttgctctatttttatactttatatatctattttatatttacattcatgcatttagcagacgcctttatccaaagcgacttagagtGCATTTAAGctgtacattattttatttaaccagTATGTtctccctgggaatcaaacccacaaccttttgtgctgttaacgcaatgctccatcactgagccacaggaaaattcaaaatataatataaaacattaatatccTATCATTATGCAACTATGATTGCAGTGCAAATGCATTCATGCCAACTCAGAGCTGCATTAAAGCGTCTGTATGAATTCAATACCACTTCAGATGCATGCTTTTGATATGGTAACTTCTTCAGTAAAGATATGTAGCGCAGATAAACTGATAGTTTGCTTTTTTTCCTACtgtgtacacttttttttctcttttgtcttgTTTACAACTTTCCTGATTTTCACTTTCTGGTGTATTTTCCCTGCATCTTACATATTCCTGAGTGAAGTCGATGAGGTTCTGCAAGTCAATGTCATCTCTGTAGGCTCGTATGTTGTTGTTGATGAAAAAGTTGAGCTGATCTTTAATCCAGTCTTTAAAGACAAAGGCCAGGATACCGGTAGTCAGCTCCAGGAAGAAGATTATCCCCAGAAACACAGAAAACTGGGAGAGGAGAGAGACACATACACTTTACTACAGATATTAACACTCATTTTACCTCTATACCTCATCCACCGCTGTATTTCTTTTCTGttgtgaataataaaataaaaagccaaaataataataaaaataaataattgctttATTGCAAAAATGTCAATTAGACTGTAATAGTGCAAAtttagtaaatgtatttttttattattgttaccaAAACACATTGGCACCAGTTGAATTTTTGCAATCGGaaattaaaacaattacacaAACATACAGTGTTTAATTGCTTTATTACAGAAATGTCACTTAGTaacattctttattaattacatacTTAGATTGTATAGTGtaaatttatttgttaaatgatTGTAACAAATGCATTGATactagtttatttattaaatacataaaatggttaaaaaattgaaaaaactaataaaaaaaaaataataaaaaaaagacctcAGATTAGTGTATGTTAGTGATTTTACAATAATTTGCATTAAGAGGTGTTGCATTTAG includes these proteins:
- the LOC132110775 gene encoding tetraspanin-5-like isoform X1, which translates into the protein MMSGMHYKGQEVSCCIKYFIFGFNIIFWLLGMAFLGIGLWAWSEKGVLSNISSITDMGGFDPVWLFVVVGGVMFILGFAGCIGALRENTLLLKFFSVFLGIIFFLELTTGILAFVFKDWIKDQLNFFINNNIRAYRDDIDLQNLIDFTQEYWECCGAFGADDWNLNVYFNCTDSNPSREKCGVPFSCCTKDPAEDVINTQCGYDVRAKSDAEQKTYIHVKGCVPQFEKWLQDNLTVVAGIFIGIALLQIFGICLAQNLISDIEAVRASWVPPPSFVARRPPSHSSKKVSVYS
- the LOC132110775 gene encoding tetraspanin-5-like isoform X2, whose protein sequence is MMSGMHYKGQEVSCCIKYFIFGFNIIFWLLGMAFLGIGLWAWSEKGVLSNISSITDMGGFDPVWLFVVVGGVMFILGFAGCIGALRENTLLLKFFSVFLGIIFFLELTTGILAFVFKDWIKDQLNFFINNNIRAYRDDIDLQNLIDFTQEYWECCGAFGADDWNLNVYFNCTDSNPSREKCGVPFSCCTKDPAEDVINTQCGYDVRAKSDAEQKTYIHVKGCVPQFEKWLQDNLTVVAGIFIGIALLQIFGICLAQNLISDIEAVRASCLFT